The Mycolicibacterium mucogenicum DSM 44124 genomic sequence CCGTGGCGGCCGAGGGCACCAGCATGGTCACGAATCTGGGGACCGCGGGCATCGGCTACATCAACGGCGACCTGACCGTGGCGTTGACGCGGCTGCCGCAGGACGACTGGGTCGGCGTGGAGGCCGAGACGCACTGGGCGGACCGCGGCATCGCGGTCGGTGCCACCACGTTGTACGACAGCGCCGGGCCCATCGGCACCGGTCTGACCACCGCGGTCAGCAATCCCGCCGCTCAGATCGACTTCGGCCACAGCCGTTTCCCCGATCGGATCAGGCGGGAGCTGTAGCCGCGGCGGCCGTGCAGCAACGGCTTCATTCATAAATTATGAACGGTATATCCACGATTATCACGTGGACATGAACATTCCGGTTCCCGTTCAATACAACGCATGACCACCGCAGCGGCGCGAAACGGCGCACTCATGACCGTCGCGTCCATGATGTCGGTGCAGCTGGGTGCTGCCCTTGCGGTGAAGCTCATGGACGGCATCGGGCCGGCCGGCGTGGCCTGGCTCCGCCTGGCCTGGGCCGGCACGTTGATGCTGCTGTTCGTCCGGCCGCGGCCGAAGTCGTTCACCCGCTCGGCGTTGCTGTCGTGTGTCCTGCTCGGTATCGCCACCGCCGGCTTCACGCTGCTGTTCATGGTGGCGGTCTCCCGCATTCCGCTCGGCACCGCGAGTGCCCTGGAATACCTGGGCGCGCTTGCCGTCGCAGTGGCCAAGGGGCGCGGACGCGGACGGCTGCTGTTCCCCGCGATGGCGGGCACCGGCGTCGTTCTGCTGACCCAACCGTGGGCGGCTGCCGTCGACCCCGTGGGTGTGCTCGCAGCGCTGGCTTCAGCGGTCTGCCTCGGTGCCTACATCCTGCTGACGCAGCGCGTCGGCGACGAGGTCTCCGGCATCACGGGTTTGGCGGTGTCCATGCCGGTGGCCGGTCTGGTCGTCACCATGGTGGCCGGTCCGTCTGTCGTCGGCCATCTGACGCCGCACCTGCTGCTGGCCGGCCTGGGTCTGGCCATCCTGTTGCCGGCCATCCCGTTCACGCTGGAGATGCTGGCCCTCAAGCGCCTCACCGCGGCAGCGTTCGGCACGCTGATGAGCCTCGAACCGGCATTCGCCATGATGCTCGGGCTGATCGTGCTGCATCAGGTGCCGGGGCTGCCCGCCGTCGCCGGCATCGCACTCGTCGTTCTGGCCGGTGTCGGCGCCGCCCGCAGCGGCGCTCGACCCGTGGCCGGGACGGGCCACCGGGAACCGGCCCTCGTGGTCGAATAGGGGCATGACGCCACCGGCCACCGCGCTCACCGCCTCGCCGTTCACCGGCCGCACCCCCAGCCGGGCCGGGGACCTGTCGGTGGAAACCCATGGCATCGCCCCGGTTCCGGCCGACCGGCGGTACGGCACGCCGGGCCGGCTGTTCACGGTGTGGTTCGCGCCGCAGATCAACATGACATGTGTCTTCACCGGCGCGATGATCGGCGCACTCGGTCTGGGGTTCTGGCTGGCGATGCTGGCGATGATCGTCGGCACGGTGCTCGGGTCGCTGGTCGTCGGCTACCTCTCCACGTTGGGCCCGCGCACCGGTACCGCGCAGCTGCCCGGGGCACGGATGGCGTTCGGCGGTTTGATCGCGGTACCCGCTGTGCTGCAATGGCTCTCGTCGGTGGCGTGGGACGCACTGGTCGGTCTGTTCGGCGGCGAAGCGCTCGCCGTGCTGCTCGGTATCCCGTTCTGGGCGGCGGTGCTGATCGTGCTGGGCGTGCAGGGTGCGGTCGGGTTCATCGGCTACGAGCTGATCCACCGGCTACAGGCCGTCCTCACCGTGGTGTTGTTCGCGACGTTCGTCGTGTTCGCGGTGAAACTCGTTGCCGGACATCAGGTCGTGGCACCGGCGACCGCGCACGGTGCCGACCTGGCCGGCGCCTTCGTGCTGGCGGTCACCATCGCCCTGAGCCTGGCCGTGTCCTGGGCCAGCTATGCCGCCGACTTCAGCCGCTACCTCCCGGCGGATTCGGCGCCGCGCAAGGTTTTCGGGTTCAGTTTCGCCGGACTGGCCGCCGCGTACGTGTTCGTCGAGACCATCGGCATCGCCGCCGGGAGTCTCATCACCGACCAGACCGCCGAGGGCGTGCGGTCGGTGATGGGCGGGGGAGCACTGGGTGCCATCGCACTGCTCATCATCGCGCTGGCGTCGGTCGGCTCGGGTGTGATGAACGACTACAGCGGTTCGCTCGCCCTGCAGACGCTGGGTGTCCGCGTGCGGCGGCCGGTGTCCTCATTGGTGGTGACGGCGCTGGCGTTCGGCCTGATCCTCTGGCTCCACACCGGCGACACCGCAACGCGATTCACCAATGTGCTGCTTCTGATCAGCTACTGGATTCCGGCGTTCGCGGCCATCGTGATCGTCGACTGGCGCCGCCGCAGCCGCGGCCGGCCGACCGTGGATCCCGCCGCGGAGACGACGCCGCGGGCCGACGCCGTGGCCGCCCTGGTCGCGTTCGTGGTGGCCTACGGCGCCGCGATCCCATTCATGAACACCACGCTGCTGCAAGGGCCCGTCGCCGTCGCGTGGCATGGCGCCGACATCGCGTACTTCGTGAATTTCGTTGTCGCACTGGTGGTCTACGGCGGCTACCGGCGGCTCAGGAGTTCCTGAGTCAGCGCACCGTCGCAAAGAACGCGCGCACGTCGTCGACGAACAACTCGGGCTGCTCGAATGCCGCGAAGTGACCACCGCGCGGCATCGTCGTCCAGTGGGTGATGTTGTACCCGGTCTCGCACCAGGACCGCGGTGCCCGCAGGATCTCCTTCGGGAACGACGCGACGCCGGTCGGCAGCTCGACCTTGCGCTGCCCGCCGCCGAACACCCGGAAGCTCTCCCAGTACAGCCGCGCCGACGATGCCCCGGTGGCGGTGGCCCAGTAGATCATCACGTCGTCGAGCATCTCGTCACGGCTCAGCGCGCTCTCCACGTCACCGTCGTGGTCGGTCCACGACCAGAACTTCTCGACGATCCACGCCAGTTGCGCCACCGGTGAATCGACCAGGCCGTAGCCGATCGTCTGCGGACGGGTGGACTGCTCCTTGGCATAGCCGGAATCGACGTCCTGGTAGTGCTTCAACGCCGCCAGCGCGTTCTGTTCCTCGGCGGTGAACTCCGTCGTGCCGGCGGCGGGACGGCCCATGGGCATGTTGGTGTGAATGGCGATGCAATGACCCACGTTTCGCCCGATCTGGGTGGTCACCGCCGCACCCCAGTCGCCGCCCTGCGCGCCGTAGCGGGTGTAGCCGAGCCGGACCATCAGGTCATCCCACACCTGTGCGGTCCGCTCGATGCCCCATCCGGTGGCGGCGGGTTTACCCGAGAAGCCGTAGCCGGGCAGTGACGGACACACCACGTGGAACGCGTCTTCCGCCCGGCCGCCGTGCGCGGTCGGATCGGTCAGTGGGCCGATGACCTTCTGGAACTCGGCGATCGACCCGGGCCACCCGTGCGTGATGATCAGCGGCAGTGCGTCGGGGTGCGGTGACCGCTGATGGATGAAATGGATGTCCAGACCGTCGATTTCGGTGACGTACTGATCGAACCGGTTCAGTGCCGCCTCGCGGGCCCGCCAGTCGTAGCCGTTCGCCCAGTAGTCGGCCAGCGCGCGGGTGTAGCTGAGCGGAATGCCCTGGCTCCAGTCGTCGACGCACTCGGCTTCGGGCCATCGGGTGTTGGCCAGCCGGTGGCGCAGATCGTCCAGCACTGCGTCGGGCACGGCGATCTGGAAAGGCGCTATCTCGGTCACGAAGATCCATTCTTACCGGGCGGCTTCGACGATCACCACGTCGAGGGTCCGTGGACCGTGCACGCCCTCGACGCGCTGCAGTTCGATGTCGCTCGTCGCGCTCGGCCCGGAGATGAAGGTCAGTGGGCGGGACGGCTCGAGCGCCGCGAACGCCTGCGGCACGG encodes the following:
- a CDS encoding EamA family transporter, producing MTTAAARNGALMTVASMMSVQLGAALAVKLMDGIGPAGVAWLRLAWAGTLMLLFVRPRPKSFTRSALLSCVLLGIATAGFTLLFMVAVSRIPLGTASALEYLGALAVAVAKGRGRGRLLFPAMAGTGVVLLTQPWAAAVDPVGVLAALASAVCLGAYILLTQRVGDEVSGITGLAVSMPVAGLVVTMVAGPSVVGHLTPHLLLAGLGLAILLPAIPFTLEMLALKRLTAAAFGTLMSLEPAFAMMLGLIVLHQVPGLPAVAGIALVVLAGVGAARSGARPVAGTGHREPALVVE
- a CDS encoding purine-cytosine permease family protein, whose translation is MTPPATALTASPFTGRTPSRAGDLSVETHGIAPVPADRRYGTPGRLFTVWFAPQINMTCVFTGAMIGALGLGFWLAMLAMIVGTVLGSLVVGYLSTLGPRTGTAQLPGARMAFGGLIAVPAVLQWLSSVAWDALVGLFGGEALAVLLGIPFWAAVLIVLGVQGAVGFIGYELIHRLQAVLTVVLFATFVVFAVKLVAGHQVVAPATAHGADLAGAFVLAVTIALSLAVSWASYAADFSRYLPADSAPRKVFGFSFAGLAAAYVFVETIGIAAGSLITDQTAEGVRSVMGGGALGAIALLIIALASVGSGVMNDYSGSLALQTLGVRVRRPVSSLVVTALAFGLILWLHTGDTATRFTNVLLLISYWIPAFAAIVIVDWRRRSRGRPTVDPAAETTPRADAVAALVAFVVAYGAAIPFMNTTLLQGPVAVAWHGADIAYFVNFVVALVVYGGYRRLRSS
- a CDS encoding epoxide hydrolase family protein, producing MAPFQIAVPDAVLDDLRHRLANTRWPEAECVDDWSQGIPLSYTRALADYWANGYDWRAREAALNRFDQYVTEIDGLDIHFIHQRSPHPDALPLIITHGWPGSIAEFQKVIGPLTDPTAHGGRAEDAFHVVCPSLPGYGFSGKPAATGWGIERTAQVWDDLMVRLGYTRYGAQGGDWGAAVTTQIGRNVGHCIAIHTNMPMGRPAAGTTEFTAEEQNALAALKHYQDVDSGYAKEQSTRPQTIGYGLVDSPVAQLAWIVEKFWSWTDHDGDVESALSRDEMLDDVMIYWATATGASSARLYWESFRVFGGGQRKVELPTGVASFPKEILRAPRSWCETGYNITHWTTMPRGGHFAAFEQPELFVDDVRAFFATVR